The following coding sequences lie in one Cannabis sativa cultivar Pink pepper isolate KNU-18-1 chromosome 5, ASM2916894v1, whole genome shotgun sequence genomic window:
- the LOC115718133 gene encoding E3 ubiquitin ligase BIG BROTHER-related-like: MASPQIIGDPYYTILPYNPTRVESINPIFVIHLFANFTRPSVSTMQDDQDQYNESTLLFDNNEEASTTFTNVVVLLHDMLMNNYTAKDMLENSLAGVNLPSSMFFLSDKIIDYGRKMWSDEHRVLSVRVDVDVFVDELPVQQHNDDEGDYEEEEEEDEDEYSDEVYDMDIIPINFVAASKQSIERLKKDHIKNGEVVSCSVCFESILAGYEAVKLPCGHKYHEECIVKWLQTSKFCPLCRSEIA, from the coding sequence ATGGCTTCTCCTCAAATTATTGGTGATCCTTATTACACTATACTCCCATATAATCCTACTAGAGTTGAAAGTATCAATCCTATATTTGTAATTCACTTATTTGCAAATTTCACTCGGCCTTCGGTATCTACTATGCAAGATGATCAAGATCAATACAATGAATCTACTCTTCTATTCGACAACAATGAAGAAGCTTCTACTACTTTTACAAATGTTGTGGTGCTTTTACACGACATGTTGATGAATAACTACACAGCTAAAGATATGTTAGAAAACTCGCTTGCAGGAGTTAACCTTCCTTCTTCCATGTTTTTTTTAAGTGATAAAATTATTGATTATGGTCGGAAGATGTGGAGTGACGAACATCGTGTTTTGAGTGTGAGAGTGGATGTTGATGTTTTTGTTGATGAACTACCTGTTCAACAACATAATGACGATGAAGGTgattatgaagaagaagaagaagaagatgaagatgaataCAGTGATGAAGTTTATGATATGGACATCATTCCTATTAATTTCGTAGCAGCAAGTAAGCAATCGATTGAGAGATTGAAGAAAGATCACATTAAGAATGGTGAAGTAGTTTCATGCTCGGTTTGTTTCGAGAGTATTTTAGCTGGTTATGAAGCTGTTAAGTTACCTTGCGGACACAAGTATCATGAAGAATGTATTGTTAAATGGCTACAAACAAGCAAATTTTGTCCTTTGTGTCGATCTGAAATAGCTTAG